In Apium graveolens cultivar Ventura chromosome 10, ASM990537v1, whole genome shotgun sequence, the following are encoded in one genomic region:
- the LOC141693729 gene encoding membrane magnesium transporter, protein MKVGFIVGVVGVLFLSHAAFSTIQYRALLKITEDDFSGPPIHVIGELILGLVLCLWAGLTVPGKFLSILPDSDENRVVSLPANMDFMIFNHRGRAFPSALDLKLK, encoded by the exons ATGAAAGTGGGTTTTATCGTCGGCGTTGTAGGAGTTCTGTTTCTCTCTCACGCTGCTTTTTCTACCATTCAAT ATAGAGCTTTGCTCAAGATCACTGAAGATGACTTCTCTGGACCCCCTATTCAT GTGATCGGTGAGTTGATATTAGGCTTGGTTTTGTGCTTGTGGGCTGGCCTTACCGTGCCCGGAAAATTCCTTTCTATACTTCCCGATTCTGATGAGAACAG AGTGGTCTCTTTACCCGCCAATATGGATTTCATGATATTCAATCATCGTGGAAGAGCATTCCCATCGGCACTTGATCTCAAATTGAAGTGA
- the LOC141690374 gene encoding transcription initiation factor TFIID subunit 8, protein MRDEGVVESKRENRNLSRRAGGDEFGRAVSRIAVAQICESVGFESFNESALDALADIAVRYLRDLGRAASFNSNLAGRSECNVFDIIRGLEDLSASTGFLGASGDSVCLAESGTVRGVIEYVESAEEVPFVQPVPNFPIVREPSGIPSFVQMGETPAFKHVPAWLPAFPDPHTYIHTPMWNERKTDPRADKIELARQRRKAESSLLNLQQRIMCNGSAVASTSAKLDNGFVEGESKNPFLAAPLQAGEKDVSKIVMPSKLLEEGHANKHSSLLETFAPAIEAIKDGVREFGDGAGTSVSDKRLAVRLNFKSARKTFLGESPDLSLLNKGGQASSSWFGRDEDRDDKRRRAELIIRQSMDNPQELTQL, encoded by the coding sequence ATGAGAGATGAAGGTGTAGTGGAGAGTAAGAGAGAGAATAGAAACCTGAGTAGGAGGGCAGGTGGAGACGAATTTGGTCGCGCAGTTTCAAGAATTGCGGTTGCTCAGATTTGTGAAAGTGTGGGGTTTGAGAGTTTTAATGAGTCGGCATTGGATGCTCTTGCTGATATTGCGGTTAGGTACCTTCGTGATTTAGGAAGGGCGGCTAGTTTTAATTCTAATTTAGCAGGTAGGTCAGAGTGTAATGTGTTTGATATAATTCGAGGGTTGGAGGATTTGAGTGCTTCAACTGGATTTTTGGGTGCCTCGGGAGATAGTGTTTGTTTAGCAGAGTCGGGAACTGTGAGAGGAGTTATAGAGTATGTTGAATCAGCGGAGGAAGTTCCGTTTGTTCAGCCAGTACCCAATTTTCCAATAGTCAGGGAACCAAGTGGAATACCAAGTTTTGTGCAGATGGGTGAGACGCCAGCTTTTAAACATGTTCCTGCATGGTTGCCCGCGTTTCCTGATCCCCATACATATATTCATACACCAATGTGGAATGAGAGAAAGACAGATCCCCGTGCTGATAAAATTGAGCTTGCTAGGCAACGGAGAAAGGCTGAGAGTTCTTTATTGAACTTGCAACAGAGAATAATGTGCAATGGCTCAGCTGTAGCTTCTACCTCGGCTAAGTTGGACAATGGTTTCGTGGAAGGTGAAAGCAAAAACCCGTTTCTTGCTGCTCCCTTGCAAGCCGGAGAAAAAGATGTTTCAAAGATAGTTATGCCATCTAAGCTGTTGGAAGAAGGGCATGCAAATAAGCATTCCTCTCTGTTAGAGACATTCGCTCCTGCTATTGAAGCAATAAAGGATGGTGTTAGAGAATTTGGAGATGGTGCCGGAACTAGTGTCTCGGATAAGAGGCTAGCTGTTCGCTTGAACTTCAAATCTGCTAGAAAAACATTTTTAGGTGAATCTCCGGACTTGAGCCTTCTGAACAAAGGTGGACAGGCATCATCATCTTGGTTTGGAAGAGATGAAGACAGGGATGACAAAAGGAGGAGAGCTGAGTTAATCATTAGACAGTCTATGGATAACCCACAGGAGCTTACTCAGTTGTAA
- the LOC141690377 gene encoding uncharacterized protein LOC141690377 gives MEKYFGNAYRGDPGVPHADPERFMNIWIGSAAFNVFTFFNPYMWQLSNQFNWHDKAMQFEHYHWKKALEKKQPYKFKWNQQSKAFRDSYYYNWPVYFP, from the exons ATGGAGAAGTATTTTGGAAATGCTTATAGAGGTGACCCGGGAGTTCCACATGCTGACCCGGAAAGATTTATGAATATATGGATTGGTTCAGCTGCTTTCAATGTCTTCACCTTCTTTAATCCTTATATGTGGCAGCTCTCTAATCAATTCAA TTGGCATGACAAAGCAATGCAATTTGAACACTATCACTGGAAAAAGGCACTAGAGAAGAAGCAGCCTTATAAATTTAAG TGGAACCAGCAGAGCAAAGCATTCAGGGACTCGTACTACTACAACTGGCCTGTATATTTTCCCTAG